AATATATACCTACAATTTCAGACActtgaaataaaacacaaacatgcCTTATATAGGAAATATTCCATtggtagatcaacatcaaattttCTGTCTCAAGTTTATGCTTGGCCTCTGAACTGAAATTTCTTAATTCTAGGAGATGACAAATGGGACTCTTTTGAAGGTCCTTCTTTCAGACTAAGTTCAACTTCTTGTACTTTAATGAAAACTTTACAGTGGAATGACTCAGAATCACTTTCACTGTGACTTTAATTACCACCCTGATTCCAGATGACTGagtaggaaaaaatagaatatatttctaataataattgaTAATTGGACATGGAACACTTAGGGCAATTATTctggtgataataataatatgtatataagaCATATAGGTACACTGGTGATTCAAAAACTGTCTTAAAATATCACCAAAGAATTTTCTACAGATAGTgataaaatgctccaaaattatGGAACTCTTTTGAGGCAGCAACAGAGGTAGTTattattaaaaactgaaatgtcCTTCCACTCACATGTGAGGAatcacataattaaaaataatggtcAATATTTCTTAATGTCATTATATGTTAAAAACACTTCCACATTTGGTACTTCACCCTCTTGCACACACAATAGCTCTTGAATTCAGGTAATATGCCTGCCCATATTTATAGTTGAGATGATAAGAATTAAGCATCAGAGACTCTCAAGATCACACTTGAAATAAATGGtagattttaaattcatattcaaACAACATGTCTTACAGTGTGTAGTTGTTAATGTTGGCTTGGTTGATGTATTAAAGATATTAGGTCTGGTAATAAACCAGACTAAAGATAAAACTCCAATAATATAAGCAGGTATACAACTACTCCATCAAGATATATTTCTTGAGAGAGTTGGAATTCTCTATTATTATGCAAGCCTCCCATATAAATGCATCAATAATTGTACAATTTTTAATATGTACTTGAGGCTGAATTGAGAAGATAAAGATAGAAACCAATTAAGGCACTATGCCAAAGACTTCAAGATGATATTATAAACTAGAACTATTTTCAGTAGCACATTATAATTCTGAATACACAGGAAAGATGATAGCCCCCAAATCATTACACAATCCAGACATGATTTGGTAATAACAGGAAAATGGCACCCGGAGAGTGTCAGAGAGACTTGAATGCTGAAGTGAGAAAAGACTGTGTTGGGGTGAATCCACACTTGTCCTGATGGTAACAGGAGAGGCTGAGATTAATGGGTGTTATACTAttcaaaataaactcttcttcattttctcctaaGATATGTACTATGTGATTCATTGCTCAAAAGATGAAAATCAGCAACAAACTCTATGATTATATTGGCAtaagaaatgcatttttctcCAAAGTTGGCCTCGGGATCTCAGCCAACTCCATCCTCCTTCTCTTCCACATCTTCACCTTCCTCCTCCAGCACAGGCTCAAGCCCACTGACCTGATCATTGGTCTCTTGGCCCTAGTCCACATAGGGATGATGACAATTTTGGGGTACATAGCTACAGATGTTACTCTTTCTCAGGATTTTGGGGATGACATCAAGTGTCAATCTGTCATCTACTTGCACAGGTTTCTGAAGGGCTTCTCCATTtgtgccacctgcctgctgagtATCCTCCAGGCCATCACTAtcagccccagaagctcctgCTTGGCCACATTTAAACATAAATCCCCACAGCAGACCCTGTGTGTCCTTGTTTTCCTGTGGGCCTTCTACATGTCCTTGAGTGCTCACTTCTCCTTGTCCTCTAATGCTATTCCCAATGTGACCTCAAATGTCATTGTGTTTATTACTAAACCCTGCAAAATTGTTCAAATGAG
This region of Ictidomys tridecemlineatus isolate mIctTri1 chromosome 11, mIctTri1.hap1, whole genome shotgun sequence genomic DNA includes:
- the LOC144368670 gene encoding vomeronasal type-1 receptor 90-like, encoding MKISNKLYDYIGIRNAFFSKVGLGISANSILLLFHIFTFLLQHRLKPTDLIIGLLALVHIGMMTILGYIATDVTLSQDFGDDIKCQSVIYLHRFLKGFSICATCLLSILQAITISPRSSCLATFKHKSPQQTLCVLVFLWAFYMSLSAHFSLSSNAIPNVTSNVIVFITKPCKIVQMSCSFRHLFSVLGVFRDVFLIGLMALSSGYMVALLCRHRRHIQHLHNTRPSPKASPVKRATWTILLLMSLFVLMYCLDSIFSSSRTMGNNDPVYYYIHMMVANGYATTNPLLLLCTEKQIINFLKSLWVKIAHI